The genomic region TATAACTGAAAAAATATATTCTATTGAGGATCGATTGTATGGGTTGGTGTATTTGTAGTAGTGACCTCTTTACCTTGCACTTTGACAGTAAACCCAGAGCTTGTTTGTAGTAGAGGGTGGCTCTCTCCAGGTCTCTCAACTTAAAACGAGCTTCCCCTAAACACTCACAAGTCTGCCATTGGCCCTTATAGTCATCtagagattttttttatatatatatataagagatagaaaaggaggaagaagaaagaTACATATAAAGAGACATTGAGAAAGTTGAGTAaacaagggagaaagagagagactttaAGTGTCAAAAGGGGTCAATGGACGTAAAGAGTCATTAATAGTCTGTTCAAACATTTAGAACACACTTCAACATGAAAAATGTGCTTATTATTATTCTTATAAAGAATGAAGTTGGACTTGATTTTGTACCAGTGTCTTTGAAGGCCTGCAAGGCGTGGAGGtagttctctgctgcctcctCATGCTCCCCCAGCTGACTGAGAGCAAAGGCCAAGTTACTGAAGCAGCGGCCTTGAGCACGACGACTGCCCAAAGAccctgacagacacacagaatgagggggaaagagaagggggagaagtaTCAGAGAGAGATCATtttttcccacttaaaaaaataataagtagctatggctgatttcaaggttttactgctaacctacaaagcattacatgggcttgctcctacctatctctctgatttggtcctggcgtacatacctacacgtacgctacggtcacaagacgcaggcctcctaattgtccctagaatttctaagcaaacagctggaggcagggctttctcctatagtgctccatttttatggaacggtctgcctactcATGTCAGAGActcaaactcggtctcaacctttaagtctttactgaagactcatctcttcagtgggtcatatgattgagtgtagtctggcccaggagtgggaaggtgaacggaaaggctctggagcaacgaaccgcacTTGCTGTCTCTACCTGACCGGTTCCCCTCTtttcactgggattctctgcctctaaccctattacaggggctgagtcactggcttactggggctctctcatgccgtccctggaaggggtgcgtcacctgagtgggttgattcactgatgtggtcatcctgtctgggttggcgcccccccttgggttgtgccgtggcggagatctttgtgggctatactcagccttgtctcaggatggtaggttggtggttgaagatatccctctagtggtgtgggggctgtgccttggcaaagtgggtggggttatatccttcctgtttggccctgtccgggggtgtcctcggatggggccacagtgtctcctgacccctcctgtctcagcctccagtatttatgctgcagtagtttatgtgtcggagggctagggtcagtttgttatatctggagtacttctcctgtcctattcagtgtcctgtgtgaatttaagtgtgctttctctaactaattctctctttctttctctctctctgaggacctgagccctaggaccatgccccaggactacctgacatgatgactccttgctgtccccagtccacctggccgtgctgctgctccagtttcaactgttctgccttattattcgaccatgctggtcatttatgaacatttgaacatcttggccatgttctgttataatctccacccgacacaaccagaagaggactggccaccccacatagcctggttcctctctaggtttcttcctaggttttggcctttctagggagtttttcctagccaccgtgcttctacacctgcattgcttgctgtttggggttttaggctgggtttctgtacagcactttgagatatcagctgatgtacgaagggctatataaaataaATTAGATTGATTAATGTCATGCTCACATCCCCAACAGCAAAAAATGACATGCACATACGCACAAGAAATAACAGTGTGTGAGTCACTCAGTGGTGCTGTGGTAAGCACTCTAAGTACCCATGGGATTGCCTCAGTGGAATCTCAGCCCACACAcccctgcacgcacacacacacatttttctcTGTTGCTAATGTGAGAGCTGCTCACAGAGACAGATTAGAGGCATGGAGAGCactggacacacagacagaccaaggTACTGTAAAGGATTAATCAGGGTAATGTAAAGTCACCCCATTCTGTACAAATGTGCACAACcgcgacattcaaacgaggctgcaaagaaaagtaatgggactgtagcgactgtgttgacttcaaaatctggggtgtgaactacgtttctattcaagcgttgatcgacatgatAATGGCTCTATAGTACTGGAGAAAAAAacggaccctccgttacatcgtgACGTGTCATGCCTTAACAtttacagcacgcataaagcaactgtTTCTgacttacaatctctctccaccaggtgtagcacttctctcatcgtttaaaaacaagaaatggacagtgacaggggtaaggggggatacctagtaatTTTTTGCATCATCACTGCAAGCGATCATGACTTTcaaaagccgctgtttacttctgaagatcactttagcaccgccctaaaaacccgattcaaattcgacacaaaccttcaaataggtatgtaatgacacattatataaactatttatagtgttttatttacattttagcggcgataagttggacagatcgagtgaataAAAGCTGTTTCCCCACACGAcgtctctccttctcactatcacacaTTAGTTTCaattccccacccgccatttttaaaaagacctgacggagctcattgccttcttgaatcatgcagaaacgggcagcgtggaGGTCCTGTCATGGATGTTGTTGGAAAgtggagaaattgtgctttacagtggtattgacattacagctGATCTGGAAGTATCAcatttttggggcgctaaaataaggtcaattgtacggaccaaggcgatgtacaaaagtgagtgagtttacgTTATAATGAAATGTTTGAGGAATGGTCTGCCCCGCTGCCTAAACAATTACTCCTACACGCCTCAGGTAACATGTTCCTCACACACACGAtcctctgtggctcagttggtagagtgcTTGCACCACTCATATGAAAAAATATGCACGCAGAGTACTTTGGAGAAAAGCGCATGCTAAATGGCATATCATTATTACATGCAGTACATAACAGCACTGAACTGTGCAGAAAATACAGTATAGCTAAACTCTCCAGCGTAATTGACATAATAAGCTCACCATGCAGGTTGGCTGCCTGGCGGTGGTAGTCCAGGGCCTGCCGGTACTGCCTCAGTGTGTTGTGAACAGCTCCCAGGTTCTGTAGGACCATGGCCAGCCTGCTGGGCCTGGTGCTGGCCAGTGGCAGGGCCCGCTCATAGCACTCGGCTGCCTCCTGGAACAACTTCAGCTGGGAGAAACTCAGGCCCAGGTCATTGTACACCTTACCTGAAAGACAGAGGGATAAAGTCACAAAACTGTGACCAAATTGTTGACTGACAATGCTGTTACTCATTTGTTTTTTCCTCAATTCAGTTACTCTGACAGTTTATCTACCGAGCAACTCTGGGTCTTTGATGTTGTTGCTCAGCTCGAGGCAATCAGTGAGCACGGTGATGATATCATCCGTTTTGAAGTCATCTGACTGGAGCATGTGACTCCCTGCCTCTTTGTAGGCCATGGTGGCTgagtccagccagccagccatcctgTAGCTCTCTCCAGCCCTCTGGAAGCTCTGAGCTGCCTGGGTCCAGTCCTGCAAACACACATCTTGAATCAGAACCAGCTCTATGTAGGACAGTCAGTGAGCAGTCAGTATATAGACCTGGCTGCTACACATCTCAAATGAGTCAGTTAGACATTGCAGAAGCTCTTAAAAATTAGGGATGTGCATCTTTCCCTTCCAAGACAATTCGATACATATCTAGATACATGGGCTAGAATACAATACAGGATCGATACGTTTTAGTTTGAAACGATCCGTGTGATTCGGTTTGATTAGAGGAACGAATCGATGCGAGTTCGATGCAATGCAACATTTGTTGCATAAACACATTCCTTTTCCATTCCAAATTAAAATGTGCTGCTGATGGAGCTCATGAGCTGGGCTTCTCTGAgctgacctctgtgtgtgtgtgtgtgtgtgtgtgtgtgtgtgtgtgtgtgtgtgtgtgtgtgtgtgtgtgtgtgtgtgtgtgtaaattatgtactgtatatgtctatATTGCACCTGTCTATGTTGCACCTGAGCTGAGCCATAAGGGAAACTGGGCATCTACCCCGCAAAAGTGATTGCTGTCCTCATTATGAAATTATCTACTTTACCATGTATATCTAAAAATGACCGCATACTCATTGTTTCAAGCAAAACTACAAAAAAACTATTGCTGATGGTGTACCTGAACAATCAAAATAAAATCCAATGTAAGCCCTGATCAGCATGTAAAGCCAGATGAGAGCTGTGTGACCCGCAGTAGCTTAGGCTACTTTATTCTGGTAAAACACCATTTTCAAAAGCCCATTTGATAACAAGCTAGCAAATTACATTGGTTGTCACTCAACTGATAAAGCCTAATATTGCACAAGACATTTTCAAACATCTGAATGCTGAAGGTGAAGTGCAGATGTGCCAGATCAGGAATAGTCATGCCTCACGTTAGTCAGCGAGCGAAGCTGCTCGCAGTTTGACTACCGATTTTGCTTAGGGTTGTTCAGCATGCAAAATGACTTGTCGATCAATGACTGGCAACACAATTGTATGCTTAGTTTGTCACTGAAGTAGAGGACGCAATTGTCACAGAAGATGAGAGGCATTTTCGGAAGGTAGAAAGAAAGTAAtttgagcaaaaaaaaaaaaaattgtgaacAGGTGATTTGCAACATTTGAATTGATTTTTGGACAGATGCATGCTACATTTGAATCGGTTTGTGGTCCTGCTGACCGATGCACTCAGATCTTAAacatttgaaccagggactgatgCATACAGGTGAATCTTTACATCCCTATTATAAATGCTAATAATGATACTAATTTATTGATAAAATCCACACACTGCCTATGGCAGTTCTCTAAATAATTTCATCGTGGCTTGACTGACACACCGACTGAGGGTGTCCCAATGAGAAACGGACCATAATGACAGCAACTGGCCCTTCATCAGTGGCAGCTGGTGATCAGAAAAGATGAGGGAGGTGGGCAGGTTCACTAATAATTTTTTGGGGTGTATTGTATTGATTAAACGAATTGCAAAGCATGATTTCTGAGCACCTAATACATTAGAAGGAAGATAGCTCATATGAATCAATCAACTGACAATCAATTAATGGAGAAGTTGTATATTTATAACCAAATATAGGTATCGCTCAAGTTGCACAAAAGGAAATATAATGTTGCGGATAAAGTTTGGAATGACACAATTTCATATGTAAAACATCTAAAGCCCTacatcactatactgagagcttTGTCATTTCTAAAATGAcatagtgttgttgtttttggagcctttgttcatgttttttcaGGGCCCCTATACTATACAACCAGGATGAGGAAATGATTTGCTGTTtgtttctaaaaaataaaaataaatcaaaaagaTCTCTGGACCCTTCTATAAGAAACTATTTCCATAAAAAGCAACTATTTCCATttgtttgtaaaaaataaataaaacttatTTAACAATCATTCAACTATCGCAATTTACTCCAGCATTTTTTGAGTACTTGAGCATTTCTTTTAGCAGAGAAGCTTGTTTTCTTCCTACTGTGGTATAGTCCTTACGTAACATTCAATTTTCAGTCTCGAGTATTCTAGGCCTCATGCATAAGCATCTTATTTTCTTTGCAGAAGATATGGGTGGTCTTCTAAATTCTGACTCAGCACAATCTTAATGTGCATGAAAGCAAATCTCCTGGTGGTAATCCCTCATTATAAAAAAGCAGAGTTTGGTCTTTTCTCTGAATATATTGGATTGGTGTTAAATCTCTTTAGGAGAGTATCACACCTACATTTTGGAATGGCTTAAGGTGAGGAATATAAGTACAGTTTACTGCCGTTTTACAGTTCCCCTCTAATGAGATTTTTGGTAGGGAAATCTGATCCTTGAGCTGAACCATAAACAACATACACCTGGAGCTGACTGACCTTTAAGAGCAGGTGACAGTGGGACATTTTCATACAGGAGTCCCCCTCACTGGCTCCGTCCCCCTGGGAGCGGTACAGCTGGGCTGCCTGGAGGTAGTAACCAGCCGCCTGGCCGCGGTTCCCCAGGATCTCATGGGCTACGGCCAGGTTGAACTGGAGGTCTGCTACccgctcccccttctctcctggcTGGGCCCGCTTCAGGAAGTCCAGCCCCTTCAGGGCTTTACCCGCCTCCACGTAGGCAGCTCCCAGGTTAAAGGCACATGCCTGCTGGACCCTGGTCTCCTTTAACTGTGGGTGATAGAGTATGGTAAGACAGGCAACATAAACATTATAAAAGCTAACATAAGTACCAGTAAACATTATGCAGCATATTTGACTTTCTTCCATACAGTATGTCTAAATATTGTGGTTGTCAGATGTATGTTGTTGTGAAAACCAATTACCATTTGGGGGACAATAAAGATTGTGTAAACACTGTAATCCATTTGGACTTGGAACCAGACAAGTTTTTGTTGCCTGGACATTTTCCAAACAATAAAATCATGTGCTCAGTTCTCCTTCTCACAGTTTTAGCAAGCCCTATATTATATGGGTGAGGTGCAGGACAAAATGTCTCAAAATGGACAACATGGAAGTAGCCTAAGTAATGTCACCTCTATGGAAGCTTTGAAGGCCTTTTTGAAACAGCGGAGGGCTTCTTCACAGTCCCCTTGCTTTAGGGCAATGTGGCCAGAGGCTGTGAGCTCCTCTATGTCCACCTGGACCTTCAGGACATCAGCCTCTTTGTCTTTGCTCTTTACACATTTGTcactctttttcttcttcttcctgcCCTCATGTGATGGGTAGCTATCAGATGCCATATTGATTTTGCCAGGGGGTGGCTACAGGATAGCATTATGAGGAGACTGATGGAAAGAAGAGAGCAAAAATAATGATGAAGTTCAGATTATAGTCACACTCACTCAGGTCATGACACTGACAGTACTGCCCTCCTTTGGTGACAATGAGTACTAGCTATGTGGCAAACCACATGAGGACTCCCTCAGTGCCTGCCCTCTTCAAATAAATGTTTAATTAAGTCTATTACGTGATCACTGAACATGCATTTCTTTTAGGCATATATAGCCAGAATCTCCGCATTCAAATAAACATTTTTGAGAAGTAGCATGGACCGATGTCTATCTTGTTTGCTAGCTAACTTGGCTACTTTCCTCTCATCTGGTGTGCACCGAAGTTGAAACCACATGATTAGTTAACGCATTAGCTTCTCGAGTCTTGGTAACATGGCTAACGTAGCTAGTTTAGTTAGCTATTTCACTCACATTTTCAAGATGAACAGCCATCCAAAACAGAGCAGTCGCAATTAGTTAGTTAGCTTGACAAATACATTGGTAAATTATCCGTACAGGCGTAACCCCTAGTTAGACTATAATCACACGTTTTAGCTGGCTTTTcttgttagcttgctagctagccaatgttagggAGTTACTGGTTTGTGGAGCCAGGGAAAACTATGAAGTAGCAGGTCTGTTGCTATGGCAATATTAAATAGGAAGTGAGGCGTAGTTGGCCATATAAATGATTTTAGGCACAATTAACTGAAGGAGACTGAAGCAGCAACGTAAATATCGTACTGCTAGTTATGACTATTTacaagtgtgtgtatatatatatatatatttccaaatgtatgtatgtatgtatgtatgtatatatatatatatatatatatatatatatatacccaagTTAACCTTGACAAGTTAGCTAACGTTATATTAGgagacatatatatatttatatatttaaaaattaAAGAAAGGAAACATCTCCCAGAAAGTTATttgtgggcggcaggtagcctagtggttagagcgttgggctcgTAACTGAAATGTTGCTAGGCGGTCATTGTAAATGAGTGATGTGCCCGGTTCTTGTATGTCAACGTTGGGAGCCGGCTCGCATATCAGAAGAGCCGAATCTCTCTCAAAAAAAGATATGAATAATCAAAACATTTAAATTAATAGAATTAACTAATTCAAAGAATAATAACATACGCCTAAATGCTCAAGCGCGCACACACATTCGTTCTGGCTGTCTGCTCAGACTAACAGCCTCGCCTGTTGTTCCTGTCAATCAGACACGCAGTGTCAATCAAAGACGCGGAAGGGAGGGCCCACACTTTGCAGCTAAGGAGAGCAGCTGTGAAAACAACAGCTGGAAAATTAGGCAGAAGCACAGCATTTGGAAGCTTTTTAATAATGTAGACAACGTTAGATAGAGCACAGTGTAGAATTTGCCAAAACAAAACCTCATATAAAGCCAGTTGAGAGTGGCCAGAGAATGGCAAGTAGATGGAAAAGTGGTCTGTCTAACATAACCAAAGCCATGAAAATGTTAAATGGAACCTATCATCCATGTCTTGCCCACACAATCAACCTGATAGTAAGAGATGCTCTGGAGGTGATGAAGCCCACTGAACAAAGTGAAAGCAGCTGTGGAATACTTCCACAGGAGCACAGTGGGTGCTGAAAAGCTAAAGCATACACAACGCCAGATGGGGATGCCTGAGCTGAGGCCTGAGCTGAGGCCTGAGCTGAGGCCTGAGCTGAGGCCTAAACAAGACTGCACTACAAGGTGGAATTCAACATTTTATATGTTGAAGTGGTTTCTTGAGTCAAACCGGGTTCAGGTGGCTGTAAGTTAAGCGACCTTGCAACCTAATTGACCAAAGTTTGTTAGATAGTAAAATAGTAAACTGTTGTTTTGTATGGTTTAGGTGGGTGGCTAAGTTACCTGTGATCTATAGTTAACGTTAGCGAATGATCTAACCTTAACGTTAAAGGCTTACTGTAACGTTATAGCTAGTTAACTTGCAAGTCTCCTAATATAACGTTAGCTAACTTGTCAaggttaacttgggtcaagttCATGTCAACTCAGGTATTTAGTTAGGTTAGACATCTAGATGGTACGTTGTATAAAGTTATATGATTTTTGACATGTTGTTATAGATGAGCGGTTGACAGCTGAGGAGATGGATGAACAACGCATCCAGAAGGTTGCCTATCAATACCTGTGCCGTTTATTTTCAGTTGGTTTCGGACAATAATTGACTTGTACTTCAGACTGTATCACTTCACCCTATCATGGATAGCTAACTCGCTTTTGAAGTGAATTGGCCAATTCTCTTTCTACAGGAAATTGCAAAAGCAACTATCTCTGTCATTAAGTCTGATTGCTCTTCATGTTTCAACACATCACATGCAATACTTGGAAAAATCTTGCATTAATATTCGCTAGTAAGTTAACATTAGTATGTTTTCTCTTTACAGGTGGATGGAAGCTTGTCTCCATGAGGAGCTGCCTGCCCCGACTGAGCAGGAGGAGGGGCTGAGGAACGGGGTGCTGCTGGCCAAGCTAGGCCACTGTTTCACCCCCAAGATAGTCCCCCTCAAAAAGATCTATGACCTGGACCAGGAACGCTTCAAGGTCTGCTCTATTATTCACAGCCCTATGGTTTTACTGAAATGCCTCTCACTAAGAAAGACTGAGTTTCCTGCTCAGTAACTTTCTTTTGGACCTTTTTTGACAGTCTTGTCATTTATTTTTCTCTGAAAAATAACACTCAGCCCCTTGTTTACCTTCTTGACCCTTTAGAACTacctattttccccagtacctGCTTTTCTGCTCTAATGTAGtattttcacatgactggaaccCAGCTCCCTTAGAGCTGAGATTTGAATTTGTGCTGAGCAAGCATAATACTCTGTTTCAAAGGCATTGAATAGTGTAGCTGAATAGTGTCATAATGGAGATTTCTCCAACGGATCATAT from Oncorhynchus masou masou isolate Uvic2021 chromosome 29, UVic_Omas_1.1, whole genome shotgun sequence harbors:
- the LOC135520326 gene encoding tetratricopeptide repeat protein 24-like isoform X2, which codes for MASDSYPSHEGRKKKKKSDKCVKSKDKEADVLKVQVDIEELTASGHIALKQGDCEEALRCFKKAFKASIELKETRVQQACAFNLGAAYVEAGKALKGLDFLKRAQPGEKGERVADLQFNLAVAHEILGNRGQAAGYYLQAAQLYRSQGDGASEGDSCMKMSHCHLLLKDWTQAAQSFQRAGESYRMAGWLDSATMAYKEAGSHMLQSDDFKTDDIITVLTDCLELSNNIKDPELLGKVYNDLGLSFSQLKLFQEAAECYERALPLASTRPSRLAMVLQNLGAVHNTLRQYRQALDYHRQAANLHGSLGSRRAQGRCFSNLAFALSQLGEHEEAAENYLHALQAFKDTDDYKGQWQTCECLGEARFKLRDLERATLYYKQALGLLSKCKDSSSSVQERLVNKLSEALQHRLSLITPGKPQRCLGPRLHTQNRKAVLNGHRAKTEPQVCGAGSAEVCTGEPGKEEEAPVPDGEQAHTVTMGEAGT
- the LOC135520326 gene encoding tetratricopeptide repeat protein 24-like isoform X1, with product MASDSYPSHEGRKKKKKSDKCVKSKDKEADVLKVQVDIEELTASGHIALKQGDCEEALRCFKKAFKASIELKETRVQQACAFNLGAAYVEAGKALKGLDFLKRAQPGEKGERVADLQFNLAVAHEILGNRGQAAGYYLQAAQLYRSQGDGASEGDSCMKMSHCHLLLKDWTQAAQSFQRAGESYRMAGWLDSATMAYKEAGSHMLQSDDFKTDDIITVLTDCLELSNNIKDPELLGKVYNDLGLSFSQLKLFQEAAECYERALPLASTRPSRLAMVLQNLGAVHNTLRQYRQALDYHRQAANLHGSLGSRRAQGRCFSNLAFALSQLGEHEEAAENYLHALQAFKDTDDYKGQWQTCECLGEARFKLRDLERATLYYKQALGLLSKCKDSSSSVQERLVNKLSEALQHRLSLITPGKPQRCLGPRLHTQNRKAVLNGHRAKTEPQVCGAGSAEVCTGEPGKEEEAPVPDGEQAHTVTMGEAGDSQSPVTGSLTEQPGYRTVLPGANRNLNNHFEHPDPHYQNQDPSNHPVLAQQSENLYERIKPMTTQTNSETPLSESSEVSPTAASDNEETIPLLKKRKSQICTVM